From the genome of Thermodesulfovibrionales bacterium:
AGTGATGTGATCATAATACACCTCCTATTTCTTTAATATCTCCTAACTGGACCTTCTCACCACTGTCCAGTAAAAGATAGGTTGTGTTGTCCTCAAAGGTTATGCCTGTTACTGTTTTATATAAGGGTTCATCTCCAGTCCTGACCCTCTTACCGATTAAACTTATAGCCATGGTGTTCTGCAGAGAATTCTGATAGAGGAGAAGGTCATTCATCTGGCTTCTGAGATTCTGTAGCTCCTCGAGTGCACTGAATTGAGCGAGCTGGGCTGTCATGCCTGTACTGTCAAGGGGGTTGAGGGGATCCTGAAACCTCAACTGGGTTATGAAGAGCCTCAGGAATTCATTCTTTGAAAGCTGTCTGCCAGGCATATTTTGTCCATGCACTGTACCACTCATTACATCCCTTATCATCTTTTCCTCCTTTCATGTTATGCATATATGCTCAAGCCATTAATTAAAGGCTTATATCTTAGACCCTCATAGTTCTGAAATGGATAAACTTCTTTTTTACCTTCAATTCTGTTTCTTGGACCTGAGGTTCTTTCCCTTTCATCATTACTGTTTCTGCTATCCCTTAAACCCACTGTTAATGAACCAATATTGATGCCATCCCTCTGGAGCATAGAGATAATATTAAAGAGATTTCTTTCTATCACCTCCTTTGAGGGCAGCTCAAAGACGCTAATGTACCCCTTTATCACTCCTTTCTGTGAATTGAGGGCAATCTCGAGTCGTCCAAGACCCTCAGGCTCTACAGAAACCCGTAAAGTCTGAATGTCCTTTTCATAATAGGAACTGAGTTTTTCTATCTTTTTTATTCTGGTATCAAGGTCTGTACCCAATTGCGTAATTGCTTTAATATCCCCTTTAGAACCATGAAATTCAATAGAGCCTGAGTGTAAGAAATCCAGAATCTGGTCTTTCTCCGTTAAAGTAAATCTTCTCTCTTTAAAGAAAGAATTACCACTGCTCATCTTCATCAGAGGTTCTGTGAGCGTTAAATCCTGAACCCGGCTCTTAAAAAATCCAGCAACAGTATCAGCAGCGGGATCAAGATCTCTTGTAACAATTTCGTAGAGTCCGGATGAGACCTTGGTAAGAGGTTCATAAAAACCATGAATCATGATGTTTTCAGAAGTCCGAGCATCATTGGACAGCCCTGAGAGAGGTTGTCTGTTAAAAGAAGAGATATCAGATTTTTTAGATAAAAGGTTAGAGGTTCCGGAATGAAGGGATCCCGTCTGAAAGGCATTAAGGTTTTCGGTACTCTGAAACCCCGCACTGTTACTTTCACAGAATTTCAACGGAAACATAATGACCTGTAATTCTTTGTCTTTATCTTTCAATTCAGGTAAATATCCATTATTAGGAAAAAAAATCTCTGGAGCAATCTTAACCTCTACACATGAAGTTTCCGCTGGTCGCACCGGTTCGCCGAAAAAATTTATTTTTTTAAAATCAGGTTTATCTTCATCCTTTGATTCAGAACTGAGCTCTGCACTTTCCGTAAAAGGACAAGTATACTGCAATAGGTCAGGTTTTTCATTATCCCTCAGGATCTCTGCTTCGCAA
Proteins encoded in this window:
- a CDS encoding flagellar hook-length control protein FliK gives rise to the protein MMVFQHAEVVQRINEMTRNMPASFYKLLFCEAEILRDNEKPDLLQYTCPFTESAELSSESKDEDKPDFKKINFFGEPVRPAETSCVEVKIAPEIFFPNNGYLPELKDKDKELQVIMFPLKFCESNSAGFQSTENLNAFQTGSLHSGTSNLLSKKSDISSFNRQPLSGLSNDARTSENIMIHGFYEPLTKVSSGLYEIVTRDLDPAADTVAGFFKSRVQDLTLTEPLMKMSSGNSFFKERRFTLTEKDQILDFLHSGSIEFHGSKGDIKAITQLGTDLDTRIKKIEKLSSYYEKDIQTLRVSVEPEGLGRLEIALNSQKGVIKGYISVFELPSKEVIERNLFNIISMLQRDGINIGSLTVGLRDSRNSNDERERTSGPRNRIEGKKEVYPFQNYEGLRYKPLINGLSIYA